A genomic window from Lutra lutra chromosome 17, mLutLut1.2, whole genome shotgun sequence includes:
- the SPIRE2 gene encoding protein spire homolog 2 isoform X1, translated as MARAGSSSGDAAAGRRAGDAGRPEPWELSLEEVLKAYEQPINEEQAWAVCFQGCRGLRGAPGGGRRIRDTADILLRRDGSVSARREPCAADSTTMVLSAASSEAQMVQSLGFAIYRALDWGLDDSEERELSPQLERLIDLMANNDCEDGVCGAADEGYGGPEEEEEAEGAPRAVRTFAQAMRLCAARLTDPRGAQTHYQAVCRALFVETLELRAFLARVREAKEMLQKLREGELQEGKPLAELDHLGHTDWARLWVQLMRELRHGVKLKKVQEQEFNPLPTEFQLTPFEMLMQDIRARNYKLRKVMVDGDIPPRVKKDAHELILDFIRSRPPLKQVSERRLRPLPQKQRTLHEKILEEIKQERRLRPVGGERWGSRGFGSLPCILNACSGDTKSTSCINLTVTDAGSNTQRPRPRVLLKAPTLAEMEEMNTSEEEESPCGEGTLKRDRSFSEHDLVQLRSEVSSSLQPATQPQGGLESSRPRAGSMHTWRPSTQEQGLFPMSVQAQPDPSSRPHSDQGSAEDKPEASAAPDTHHLWLEFSHPVESLALTVEEVMDVRRVLVKAEMERFLHNKELASSLRKGKICCCCRTKFPLFSWPPTCLFCKRAVCASCSVKMKMPSKKFAHIPVYTLGFESPRRVLATNTTPTQRTEAFQSLQGPQWQSVEEAFPHIYTHGCVLKDVCSDCTSFVADVVRSSRRSVDALNTTPRRTRQTQSLYVPNTWTLNFK; from the exons ATGGCCCGGGCCGGCAGCTCCAGCGGCGAcgcggcggcggggcggcgggcgggggacGCGGGGCGGCCGGAGCCGTGGGAGCTGTCCCTGGAGGAGGTGCTGAAGGCGTACGAGCAGCCCATCAACGAGGAGCAGGCGTGGGCCGTGTGCTTCCAGGGCTGCCGCGGGCTGCGGGGCGcgccgggcggcgggcggcgcaTCCGGGACACGGCGGACATCCTCCTGCGCCGGGACGGCTCGGTCAGCGCGCGGCGGGAGCCGTGCGCCGCGG ATTCCACAACGATGGTGTTGTCAGCAGCCAGCTCAGAAGCCCAG ATGGTGCAGTCGCTGGGCTTTGCCATCTACCGCGCGCTGGACTGGGGCCTGGACGACAGCGAGGAGCGCGAGCTCAGCCCGCAGCTGGAGCGGCTCATCGACCTCATGGCCAACAACGACTGCGAGGACGGCGTCTGCGGGGCTGCCGACGAGGGCTACGGGGgcccggaggaggaggaggaggccgagGGCGCCCCCCGCGCGGTGCGCACCTTCGCCCAGGCCATGCGGCTGTGCGCGGCGCGCCTGACCGACCCCCGGGGCGCGCAGACCCACTACCAGGCCGTGTGCCGGGCGCTCTTCGTGGAGACGCTGGAGCTGCGGGCCTTCCTGGCCAGGGTCCGGGAGGCCAAGGAG ATGCTGCAGAAGCTTCGGGAGGGTGAGCTGCAGGAAGGCAAGCCCCTGGCAGAGCTTGACCACCTGGGACACACCGACTGG GCCCGACTCTGGGTGCAGCTCATGAGGGAGCTCCGTCACGGAGTGAAGCTCAAGAAAGTGCAGGAGCAGGAGTTCAACCCCTTGCCCACCGAGTTCCAGCTCACCCCCTTCGAGATGCTGATGCAGGACATCCGCGCCAGGAACTACAAGCTCCGCAAGGTCATG GTCGATGGAGACATACCTCCCAGGGTGAAGAAGGATGCCCATGAACTCATCTTAGACTTCATCCGCTCCCGGCCTCCACTGAAACAG GTCTCAGAGAGAAGGCTTCGCCCCTTACCCCAAAAGCAGAGGACCCTGCACGAGAAGATCCTGGAGGAGATCAAGCAGGAGCGGAGGCTGCGCCCAGTGGGGGGCGAGCGCTGGGGTAGCCGGG GGTTTGGCTCTCTGCCCTGCATTCTCAATGCCTGTTCGGGGGACACCAAATCCACGTCTTGCATCAACCTGACCGTCACGGATGCTGGGAGCAACACGCAGCGCCCACGGCCCCGGGTTCTGCTCAAGGCCCCCACCTTGGCTGAGATGGAGGAGATGAATACATCTGAG GAGGAAGAGTCTCCGTGTGGGGAGGGGACACTGAAGCGGGACCGCTCTTTCTCAGAGCATGACCTGGTCCAGCTCCGGAGCGAAGTGTCCTCTAGCCTGCAGCCAGCCACTCAGCCCCAAGGAGGGCTGGAATCTTCCCGGCCCCGCGCAGGCAGCATGCACACTTGGAGGCCAAGCACCCAAGAGCAAG GTCTGTTCCCGATGAGTGTCCAGGCCCAGCCTGACCCCAGCTCCCGACCACACAGTGACCAGGGCTCAGCAGAGGACAAGCCAGAGGCTTCCGCAGCCCCAGACACCCATCACCTGTGGCTG GAGTTCAGCCATCCTGTGGAGAGCCTTGCTCTGACTGTGGAGGAGGTGATGGATGTGCGCCGCGTGCTGGTGAAGGCCGAGATGGAGAGGTTCCTGCACAACAAGGAGCTCGCCAGCAGTCTGAGGAAGGGGAAG ATTTGCTGCTGCTGCCGAACCAAGTTCCCGCTGTTCTCCTGGCCACCCACCTGTCTCTTTTGCAAGAG ggCTGTCTGTGCTTCCTGCAGCGTTAAG ATGAAGATGCCTTCTAAGAAGTTTGCACACATTCCCGTCTACACGCTGGGCTTTGAGAGTCCTCGGAGGGTGTTAGCTACCAACACTACACCAACCCAGAGAACAGAGGCCTTCCA ATCCCTGCAGGGGCCCCAGTGGCAGAGTGTGGAGGAGGCATTCCCGCACATCTACACCCATGGCTGTGTCCTCAAGGACGTCTGCAGCGACTGTACCAGCTTCGTGGCGGACGTGGTTCGCTCCAGCCGCAGGAGTGTGGATGCGCTCAACACCACGCCTCGCCGTACCCGCCAAACCCAGTCTCTCTACGTCCCCAACACCTGGACTCTCAACTTCAAGTGA
- the SPIRE2 gene encoding protein spire homolog 2 isoform X2, whose product MVLSAASSEAQMVQSLGFAIYRALDWGLDDSEERELSPQLERLIDLMANNDCEDGVCGAADEGYGGPEEEEEAEGAPRAVRTFAQAMRLCAARLTDPRGAQTHYQAVCRALFVETLELRAFLARVREAKEMLQKLREGELQEGKPLAELDHLGHTDWARLWVQLMRELRHGVKLKKVQEQEFNPLPTEFQLTPFEMLMQDIRARNYKLRKVMVDGDIPPRVKKDAHELILDFIRSRPPLKQVSERRLRPLPQKQRTLHEKILEEIKQERRLRPVGGERWGSRGFGSLPCILNACSGDTKSTSCINLTVTDAGSNTQRPRPRVLLKAPTLAEMEEMNTSEEEESPCGEGTLKRDRSFSEHDLVQLRSEVSSSLQPATQPQGGLESSRPRAGSMHTWRPSTQEQGLFPMSVQAQPDPSSRPHSDQGSAEDKPEASAAPDTHHLWLEFSHPVESLALTVEEVMDVRRVLVKAEMERFLHNKELASSLRKGKICCCCRTKFPLFSWPPTCLFCKRAVCASCSVKMKMPSKKFAHIPVYTLGFESPRRVLATNTTPTQRTEAFQSLQGPQWQSVEEAFPHIYTHGCVLKDVCSDCTSFVADVVRSSRRSVDALNTTPRRTRQTQSLYVPNTWTLNFK is encoded by the exons ATGGTGTTGTCAGCAGCCAGCTCAGAAGCCCAG ATGGTGCAGTCGCTGGGCTTTGCCATCTACCGCGCGCTGGACTGGGGCCTGGACGACAGCGAGGAGCGCGAGCTCAGCCCGCAGCTGGAGCGGCTCATCGACCTCATGGCCAACAACGACTGCGAGGACGGCGTCTGCGGGGCTGCCGACGAGGGCTACGGGGgcccggaggaggaggaggaggccgagGGCGCCCCCCGCGCGGTGCGCACCTTCGCCCAGGCCATGCGGCTGTGCGCGGCGCGCCTGACCGACCCCCGGGGCGCGCAGACCCACTACCAGGCCGTGTGCCGGGCGCTCTTCGTGGAGACGCTGGAGCTGCGGGCCTTCCTGGCCAGGGTCCGGGAGGCCAAGGAG ATGCTGCAGAAGCTTCGGGAGGGTGAGCTGCAGGAAGGCAAGCCCCTGGCAGAGCTTGACCACCTGGGACACACCGACTGG GCCCGACTCTGGGTGCAGCTCATGAGGGAGCTCCGTCACGGAGTGAAGCTCAAGAAAGTGCAGGAGCAGGAGTTCAACCCCTTGCCCACCGAGTTCCAGCTCACCCCCTTCGAGATGCTGATGCAGGACATCCGCGCCAGGAACTACAAGCTCCGCAAGGTCATG GTCGATGGAGACATACCTCCCAGGGTGAAGAAGGATGCCCATGAACTCATCTTAGACTTCATCCGCTCCCGGCCTCCACTGAAACAG GTCTCAGAGAGAAGGCTTCGCCCCTTACCCCAAAAGCAGAGGACCCTGCACGAGAAGATCCTGGAGGAGATCAAGCAGGAGCGGAGGCTGCGCCCAGTGGGGGGCGAGCGCTGGGGTAGCCGGG GGTTTGGCTCTCTGCCCTGCATTCTCAATGCCTGTTCGGGGGACACCAAATCCACGTCTTGCATCAACCTGACCGTCACGGATGCTGGGAGCAACACGCAGCGCCCACGGCCCCGGGTTCTGCTCAAGGCCCCCACCTTGGCTGAGATGGAGGAGATGAATACATCTGAG GAGGAAGAGTCTCCGTGTGGGGAGGGGACACTGAAGCGGGACCGCTCTTTCTCAGAGCATGACCTGGTCCAGCTCCGGAGCGAAGTGTCCTCTAGCCTGCAGCCAGCCACTCAGCCCCAAGGAGGGCTGGAATCTTCCCGGCCCCGCGCAGGCAGCATGCACACTTGGAGGCCAAGCACCCAAGAGCAAG GTCTGTTCCCGATGAGTGTCCAGGCCCAGCCTGACCCCAGCTCCCGACCACACAGTGACCAGGGCTCAGCAGAGGACAAGCCAGAGGCTTCCGCAGCCCCAGACACCCATCACCTGTGGCTG GAGTTCAGCCATCCTGTGGAGAGCCTTGCTCTGACTGTGGAGGAGGTGATGGATGTGCGCCGCGTGCTGGTGAAGGCCGAGATGGAGAGGTTCCTGCACAACAAGGAGCTCGCCAGCAGTCTGAGGAAGGGGAAG ATTTGCTGCTGCTGCCGAACCAAGTTCCCGCTGTTCTCCTGGCCACCCACCTGTCTCTTTTGCAAGAG ggCTGTCTGTGCTTCCTGCAGCGTTAAG ATGAAGATGCCTTCTAAGAAGTTTGCACACATTCCCGTCTACACGCTGGGCTTTGAGAGTCCTCGGAGGGTGTTAGCTACCAACACTACACCAACCCAGAGAACAGAGGCCTTCCA ATCCCTGCAGGGGCCCCAGTGGCAGAGTGTGGAGGAGGCATTCCCGCACATCTACACCCATGGCTGTGTCCTCAAGGACGTCTGCAGCGACTGTACCAGCTTCGTGGCGGACGTGGTTCGCTCCAGCCGCAGGAGTGTGGATGCGCTCAACACCACGCCTCGCCGTACCCGCCAAACCCAGTCTCTCTACGTCCCCAACACCTGGACTCTCAACTTCAAGTGA
- the SPIRE2 gene encoding protein spire homolog 2 isoform X3 produces MARAGSSSGDAAAGRRAGDAGRPEPWELSLEEVLKAYEQPINEEQAWAVCFQGCRGLRGAPGGGRRIRDTADILLRRDGSVSARREPCAADSTTMVLSAASSEAQMVQSLGFAIYRALDWGLDDSEERELSPQLERLIDLMANNDCEDGVCGAADEGYGGPEEEEEAEGAPRAVRTFAQAMRLCAARLTDPRGAQTHYQAVCRALFVETLELRAFLARVREAKEMLQKLREGELQEGKPLAELDHLGHTDWARLWVQLMRELRHGVKLKKVQEQEFNPLPTEFQLTPFEMLMQDIRARNYKLRKVMVDGDIPPRVKKDAHELILDFIRSRPPLKQVSERRLRPLPQKQRTLHEKILEEIKQERRLRPVGGERWGSRGFGSLPCILNACSGDTKSTSCINLTVTDAGSNTQRPRPRVLLKAPTLAEMEEMNTSEEEESPCGEGTLKRDRSFSEHDLVQLRSEVSSSLQPATQPQGGLESSRPRAGSMHTWRPSTQEQGLFPMSVQAQPDPSSRPHSDQGSAEDKPEASAAPDTHHLWLEFSHPVESLALTVEEVMDVRRVLVKAEMERFLHNKELASSLRKGKICCCCRTKFPLFSWPPTCLFCKRKRAVCRVRPPPE; encoded by the exons ATGGCCCGGGCCGGCAGCTCCAGCGGCGAcgcggcggcggggcggcgggcgggggacGCGGGGCGGCCGGAGCCGTGGGAGCTGTCCCTGGAGGAGGTGCTGAAGGCGTACGAGCAGCCCATCAACGAGGAGCAGGCGTGGGCCGTGTGCTTCCAGGGCTGCCGCGGGCTGCGGGGCGcgccgggcggcgggcggcgcaTCCGGGACACGGCGGACATCCTCCTGCGCCGGGACGGCTCGGTCAGCGCGCGGCGGGAGCCGTGCGCCGCGG ATTCCACAACGATGGTGTTGTCAGCAGCCAGCTCAGAAGCCCAG ATGGTGCAGTCGCTGGGCTTTGCCATCTACCGCGCGCTGGACTGGGGCCTGGACGACAGCGAGGAGCGCGAGCTCAGCCCGCAGCTGGAGCGGCTCATCGACCTCATGGCCAACAACGACTGCGAGGACGGCGTCTGCGGGGCTGCCGACGAGGGCTACGGGGgcccggaggaggaggaggaggccgagGGCGCCCCCCGCGCGGTGCGCACCTTCGCCCAGGCCATGCGGCTGTGCGCGGCGCGCCTGACCGACCCCCGGGGCGCGCAGACCCACTACCAGGCCGTGTGCCGGGCGCTCTTCGTGGAGACGCTGGAGCTGCGGGCCTTCCTGGCCAGGGTCCGGGAGGCCAAGGAG ATGCTGCAGAAGCTTCGGGAGGGTGAGCTGCAGGAAGGCAAGCCCCTGGCAGAGCTTGACCACCTGGGACACACCGACTGG GCCCGACTCTGGGTGCAGCTCATGAGGGAGCTCCGTCACGGAGTGAAGCTCAAGAAAGTGCAGGAGCAGGAGTTCAACCCCTTGCCCACCGAGTTCCAGCTCACCCCCTTCGAGATGCTGATGCAGGACATCCGCGCCAGGAACTACAAGCTCCGCAAGGTCATG GTCGATGGAGACATACCTCCCAGGGTGAAGAAGGATGCCCATGAACTCATCTTAGACTTCATCCGCTCCCGGCCTCCACTGAAACAG GTCTCAGAGAGAAGGCTTCGCCCCTTACCCCAAAAGCAGAGGACCCTGCACGAGAAGATCCTGGAGGAGATCAAGCAGGAGCGGAGGCTGCGCCCAGTGGGGGGCGAGCGCTGGGGTAGCCGGG GGTTTGGCTCTCTGCCCTGCATTCTCAATGCCTGTTCGGGGGACACCAAATCCACGTCTTGCATCAACCTGACCGTCACGGATGCTGGGAGCAACACGCAGCGCCCACGGCCCCGGGTTCTGCTCAAGGCCCCCACCTTGGCTGAGATGGAGGAGATGAATACATCTGAG GAGGAAGAGTCTCCGTGTGGGGAGGGGACACTGAAGCGGGACCGCTCTTTCTCAGAGCATGACCTGGTCCAGCTCCGGAGCGAAGTGTCCTCTAGCCTGCAGCCAGCCACTCAGCCCCAAGGAGGGCTGGAATCTTCCCGGCCCCGCGCAGGCAGCATGCACACTTGGAGGCCAAGCACCCAAGAGCAAG GTCTGTTCCCGATGAGTGTCCAGGCCCAGCCTGACCCCAGCTCCCGACCACACAGTGACCAGGGCTCAGCAGAGGACAAGCCAGAGGCTTCCGCAGCCCCAGACACCCATCACCTGTGGCTG GAGTTCAGCCATCCTGTGGAGAGCCTTGCTCTGACTGTGGAGGAGGTGATGGATGTGCGCCGCGTGCTGGTGAAGGCCGAGATGGAGAGGTTCCTGCACAACAAGGAGCTCGCCAGCAGTCTGAGGAAGGGGAAG ATTTGCTGCTGCTGCCGAACCAAGTTCCCGCTGTTCTCCTGGCCACCCACCTGTCTCTTTTGCAAGAG GAAGAGAGCAGTCTGCAGGGTGAGACCCCCCCCAGAGTAG